The Musa acuminata AAA Group cultivar baxijiao chromosome BXJ1-3, Cavendish_Baxijiao_AAA, whole genome shotgun sequence genome window below encodes:
- the LOC103977958 gene encoding BTB/POZ domain-containing protein At5g47800, whose product MKYMKLGIKPDTFYTGEATRSVLSDVPTDLIIHVNSTKYLLHKFPLLPKCGFIQRLCSDTDTDAGQAIPVALHDVPGGEEAFELCAKFCYGITINLSAHNFVAALSAAKFLRMTESVAKGNFIAKLEYFFESCVLQGWKDSIMVLQSMWRQSGWSDEHRIVQPCMDSVIEKILIHPSQVTWSYTYTRPGYKKQRHGVPKDWWTEDVSDLDLDLFRSIISTVRSTKKLPSALVGEALHVYACRHIPSPLDFQAQSSVARTDEAPSKHRRVLEAIVSMIPTETASVSGSFLLRLLKLTIYVGASPSTKAELVRRSGRQLDEVTASDLLLPAGTNAQSHDTGMVKAILESFLLQLRRPMPREETERMTMSVTKVGRTYDSYLRIIASDGGLPASEFIKLAESLPQVSREQHDGLYEAIDTYLKEHPELSKAERKRLCRMIDCRKLSPEALADAIANDQLPLRTIVQLLFVEQERVGGGGGGQHAPVISSKNEISVAKRAQDEVTSSRNGPEGGHRAEKTKVVPSPSESKIAEEERKVKAGGLATKHKTK is encoded by the exons ATGAAGTACATGAAACTTGGAATAAAGCCAGACACTTTCTACACAGGGGAAGCTACAAG ATCAGTGCTATCAGATGTTCCAACTGATCTCATCATTCATGTTAATAGCACCAAATACCTCTTGCATAAG TTTCCACTTCTGCCGAAGTGCGGTTTCATCCAACGCCTCTGCTCCGACACCGACACCGACGCCGGCCAAGCAATCCCGGTGGCTCTTCATGATGTTCCGGGAGGGGAAGAAGCCTTTGAGCTCTGTGCCAAGTTCTGCTACGGCATCACCATCAACCTCAGCGCCCACAACTTTGTGGCAGCACTATCTGCAGCAAAATTCCTGCGCATGACCGAGTCGGTGGCCAAAGGAAACTTCATCGCCAAGCTCGAGTACTTCTTCGAGTCATGCGTCCTCCAAGGCTGGAAGGACTCGATCATGGTGCTCCAGTCCATGTGGAGACAGTCCGGGTGGTCGGATGAACACAGGATCGTGCAGCCATGCATGGATTCCGTCATCGAGAAGATCCTCATCCATCCATCGCAG GTTACATGGTCCTACACCTACACGAGGCCAGGCTACAAGAAGCAGCGACATGGCGTCCCCAAGGACTGGTGGACCGAGGACGTTTCCGATCTCGACCTCGATCTCTTTCGATCCATCATCTCCACCGTCAGATCCACCAAGAAGCTCCCTTCGGCTCTCGTCGGCGAAGCCCTCCATGTCTATGCCTGCAGACACATACCGAGCCCACTGGACTTCCAAGCTCAGAGCTCTGTCGCACGAACTGACGAAGCCCCGAGCAAGCACCGACGAGTGCTCGAGGCCATCGTGAGCATGATCCCGACCGAAACAGCATCTGTCTCCGGCAGCTTCTTGCTGAGGCTTCTTAAGCTTACAATCTACGTCGGAGCCTCTCCGTCTACCAAAGCCGAGCTCGTGAGACGATCAGGTCGCCAACTGGATGAAGTCACTGCAAGCGATCTGCTTCTTCCGGCGGGCACAAACGCCCAGTCTCATGACACCGGCATGGTGAAGGCAATCCTGGAGAGCTTCCTGCTGCAACTCCGCCGACCGATGCCCCGAGAGGAGACCGAAAGGATGACCATGTCCGTGACCAAGGTGGGGAGGACCTACGACTCCTACCTGCGGATCATTGCAAGCGATGGTGGTTTACCGGCGTCGGAGTTCATCAAGCTCGCAGAGTCCCTGCCTCAAGTGTCAAGAGAGCAACATGATGGGCTCTATGAAGCCATTGATACCTACCTAAAG GAGCACCCGGAGTTGAGCAAGGCAGAGAGGAAGAGACTCTGCAGAATGATCGACTGCCGGAAACTTTCGCCGGAAGCACTTGCAGATGCTATAGCCAACGACCAGCTGCCACTGCGCACAATCGTGCAGCTTCTGTTCGTCGAGCAAGAGAGGGTTGGAGGAGGCGGTGGTGGCCAACACGCTCCTGTCATCTCATCCAAGAACGAGATTTCAGTGGCCAAGAGAGCTCAAGACGAGGTCACAAGCTCCAGAAATGGACCGGAGGGTGGACACAGAGCCGAGAAAACGAAGGTGGTGCCATCACCATCCGAATCCAAGATAgcagaggaggagaggaaggtgAAGGCTGGAGGACTCGCCACCAAGCACAAGACCAAGTGA
- the LOC135621259 gene encoding GBF-interacting protein 1-like isoform X2: MSGGGARVSIPAGVRRTIQNIKEIAGNHSDEEIYAMLKECGMDPNETAQKLLLQDPFHEVKRKRDKRKETVREPADSRWRPGLQGRGGRGGRGNYPRSVPSDAAAGRNVTSGKDNGLNQGTDKANTSSSSTIPDTENRSAISIPSSISGVASDPSNINHPMLSQGSNVSDVSGIAQWDKSSGAVATKPGISGSVLKDVNHGFASGRPDSDQCSSDKTAAPVLEIYASVSDPVLVPSLDTHKACELEAVKQVTGIQSSIVETATSRAASRDISGYKLSYISGKGSSDSSDAFIHGKIQIKPQGPGKSELSEKSHSKSSFSGSIGSRPSSNYNNRSQHLSGSQKAPVPNKEWKPKTIQANAAQASEMTDTSDVLVVAEAVAQSIPAACSVTTEEPAVKLEKKVNELKLTEKQHVIIPNHLQVPESERHGLSFGSFDANFELNMVVANGPARVEIDTPFSESPEIEETIEKPSLSIHTASSAAQEADSPDHPQSPEQVPDSYSTEEAGVSASKSAAAEYDQSKQANVSPEGPQNLVIQSAPSYPSLGMTPQVLGSQFSPFENSEPQARDSSRLPNFLVHQPYDPSTSYYTPFYRPTADADGRISPFLASSASSRYNANIAVLPAQTGQTSQENTNSAVLSTVGSTLATQAAGAMQGSVAIPQQPVPVFRQPAGLHLSHYPPNYIPYNQYFSPFYVPPPTLHHFLSGAAFPQQPPTGSMYQTPGAATPATAVKYSIPQYKAGANIGNSAIVGLPTVYGTYSSTPAGYTSGPAASSGNSTANEDLGSSQFKENSVYVPGQQSEGSAVWIPAPGRDISALQASSFYSIPPQGQHMTFAAAQAGHGAFSGIYPPTPTVAASVHPLLQQSQTVAGAVEMLGPPAGVYQQPQRAQINWTNNY; encoded by the exons ATGAGCGGCGGGGGCGCTAGGGTTTCGATCCCGGCGGGCGTGCGGCGGACGATCCAGAACATCAAGGAGATCGCCGGCAACCACAGCGACGAGGAGATCTATGCAATGCTCAAGGAGTGCGGAATGGATCCCAACGAGACCGCCCAGAAGCTGCTGCTCCAAG ATCCCTTTCATGAGGTGAAAAGGAAGCGCGATAAGAGAAAGGAG ACTGTGAGGGAGCCTGCTGATTCTAGGTGGAGGCCAGGACTGCAGGGACGAGGAGGTAGGGGAGGTCGAGGAAACTACCCACGATCTGTGCCTAGTG ATGCTGCTGCTGGAAGAAATGTTACTTCAGGGAAGGATAATGGACTAAACCAAGGTACGGATAAAGCCAATACATCCTCTTCATCCACCATTCCTGACACAGAGAATAGGTCTGCAATTTCCATACCAAG CTCCATTTCTGGTGTTGCCAGTGATCCCAGCAACATAAATCATCCAATGTTGTCTCAGGGGTCCAATGTATCCGATGTGAGTGGCATTGCCCAGTGGGATAAAAGTTCTGGGGCTGTAGCTACTAAGCCAGGGATTTCCGGGTCAGTTCTTAAAGATGTGAACCATGGTTTTGCATCTGGACGCCCAGATTCGGACCAATGTTCATCAGACAAGACAGCGGCACCTGTTCTGGAGATCTATGCTTCAGTCTCAGACCCTGTGCTAGTGCCATCTCTTGATACACACAAAGCTTGTGAGTTGGAGGCTGTTAAACAAGTAACAGGGATCCAGAGCTCCATTGTTGAGACTGCCACTAGTAGGGCTGCATCTAGGGATATATCTGGATATAAGTTATCATATATAAGTGGAAAAGGTTCTTCTGACAGTAGTGATGCCTTCATCCATGGAAAGATACAGATCAAACCACAAGGACCTGGAAAAAGTGAACTCTCAGAAAAATCTCATAGTAAATCTTCTTTTTCTGGGTCTATAGGCAGTAGACCATCCTCTAATTACAACAATCGTTCTCAACATCTTAGTGGTTCACAGAAAG cACCTGTTCCTAATAAAGAGTGGAAACCAAAAACCATACAAGCGAATGCTGCTCAAGCATCTGAAATGACTGACACTTCTGATGTATTGGTGGTGGCTGAAGCTGTTGCTCAATCGATACCAGCAGCATGTTCTGTGACCACAGAGGAACCTGCTGTGAAGTTGGAAAAGAAGGTAAATGAACTGAAGCTAACAGAGAAACAACATGTCATTATTCCAAACCATCTTCAAGTGCCAGAGTCTGAAAGACATGGCTTGAGTTTTGGCAGCTTTGATGCCAATTTTGAGTTGAATATGGTTGTTGCAAATGGCCCTGCTAGAGTTGAAATTGATACACCATTTTCTGAGTCACCTGAGATTGAAGAAACTATCGAGAAGCCATCTTTAAG CATTCATACTGCATCCTCAGCTGCTCAAGAAGCGGACTCTCCGGATCATCCTCAATCACCTGAACAGGTGCCAGATAGTTATTCAACTGAAGAAGCTGGTGTTTCTGCTAGTAAATCTGCTGCAGCGGAATATGACCAATCTAAACAAGCCAATGTGTCTCCAGAAGGCCCTCAGAATTTGGTCATTCAATCTGCACCATCATATCCATCACTAGGAATGACACCACAAGTTCTCGGAAGCCAATTTTCACCTTTTGAGAACTCGGAACCACAGGCTCGTGATAGCTCCCGTCTTCCAAACTTTCTG GTGCATCAACCCTATGACCCATCCACAAGCTACTACACACCATTCTATCGACCTACTGCTGATGCTGATGGTCGAATCTCTCCATTTCTTGCATCCAGTGCCTCCTCCAGGTACAATGCGAACATTGCAGTCCTACCGGCTCAGACAGGCCAGACTTCTCAAGAG AATACCAACTCCGCTGTGCTCTCTACAGTTGGCTCAACTCTTGCAACTCAAGCTGCAGGTGCTATGCAGGGTTCAGTTGCTATTCCTCAGCAACCAGTTCCTGTCTTCCGGCAACCTGCTGGTTTACATTTATCTCACTACCCTCCCAACTACATTCCATATAACCAATACTTTTCTCCATTTTATGTTCCTCCCCCTACCCTTCACCATTTCTTGAGCGGTGCCGCATTCCCTCAGCAACCTCCTACTGGCAGCATGTATCAGACTCCTGGAGCTGCAACTCCTGCCACTGCTGTCAAGTATTCTATTCCACAATACAAGGCTGGTGCTAACATTGGTAATTCTGCAATTGTTGGGTTGCCAACTGTTTATGGAACATATAGCTCGACTCCAGCTGGCTATACATCTGGTCCTGCTGCTAGCAGTGGAAACTCAACTGCCAATGAGGATCTTGGGTCTTCCCAATTTAAGGAGAACAGTGTTTATGTTCCAGGACAACag AGTGAAGGTTCAGCTGTCTGGATTCCAGCACCTGGACGGGATATATCTGCACTTCAAGCTAGCTCTTTCTACAGCATTCCTCCTCAGGGACAACACATGACTTTTGCAGCAGCGCAAGCTGGCCATGGTGCTTTCAGTGGAATTTACCCCCCAACACCAACTGTCGCAGCTTCTGTTCATCCATTACTCCAACAGTCCCAGACTGTAGCTGGAGCTGTCGAAATGTTGGGGCCCCCTGCTGGTGTTTATCAACAGCCACAACGTGCACAGATAAATTGGACCAATAACTATTGA
- the LOC135621259 gene encoding GBF-interacting protein 1-like isoform X1 yields the protein MSGGGARVSIPAGVRRTIQNIKEIAGNHSDEEIYAMLKECGMDPNETAQKLLLQDPFHEVKRKRDKRKETVREPADSRWRPGLQGRGGRGGRGNYPRSVPSDAAAGRNVTSGKDNGLNQGTDKANTSSSSTIPDTENRSAISIPSSISGVASDPSNINHPMLSQGSNVSDVSGIAQWDKSSGAVATKPGISGSVLKDVNHGFASGRPDSDQCSSDKTAAPVLEIYASVSDPVLVPSLDTHKACELEAVKQVTGIQSSIVETATSRAASRDISGYKLSYISGKGSSDSSDAFIHGKIQIKPQGPGKSELSEKSHSKSSFSGSIGSRPSSNYNNRSQHLSGSQKAPVPNKEWKPKTIQANAAQASEMTDTSDVLVVAEAVAQSIPAACSVTTEEPAVKLEKKVNELKLTEKQHVIIPNHLQVPESERHGLSFGSFDANFELNMVVANGPARVEIDTPFSESPEIEETIEKPSLSIHTASSAAQEADSPDHPQSPEQVPDSYSTEEAGVSASKSAAAEYDQSKQANVSPEGPQNLVIQSAPSYPSLGMTPQVLGSQFSPFENSEPQARDSSRLPNFLVHQPYDPSTSYYTPFYRPTADADGRISPFLASSASSRYNANIAVLPAQTGQTSQENTNSAVLSTVGSTLATQAAGAMQGSVAIPQQPVPVFRQPAGLHLSHYPPNYIPYNQYFSPFYVPPPTLHHFLSGAAFPQQPPTGSMYQTPGAATPATAVKYSIPQYKAGANIGNSAIVGLPTVYGTYSSTPAGYTSGPAASSGNSTANEDLGSSQFKENSVYVPGQQQSEGSAVWIPAPGRDISALQASSFYSIPPQGQHMTFAAAQAGHGAFSGIYPPTPTVAASVHPLLQQSQTVAGAVEMLGPPAGVYQQPQRAQINWTNNY from the exons ATGAGCGGCGGGGGCGCTAGGGTTTCGATCCCGGCGGGCGTGCGGCGGACGATCCAGAACATCAAGGAGATCGCCGGCAACCACAGCGACGAGGAGATCTATGCAATGCTCAAGGAGTGCGGAATGGATCCCAACGAGACCGCCCAGAAGCTGCTGCTCCAAG ATCCCTTTCATGAGGTGAAAAGGAAGCGCGATAAGAGAAAGGAG ACTGTGAGGGAGCCTGCTGATTCTAGGTGGAGGCCAGGACTGCAGGGACGAGGAGGTAGGGGAGGTCGAGGAAACTACCCACGATCTGTGCCTAGTG ATGCTGCTGCTGGAAGAAATGTTACTTCAGGGAAGGATAATGGACTAAACCAAGGTACGGATAAAGCCAATACATCCTCTTCATCCACCATTCCTGACACAGAGAATAGGTCTGCAATTTCCATACCAAG CTCCATTTCTGGTGTTGCCAGTGATCCCAGCAACATAAATCATCCAATGTTGTCTCAGGGGTCCAATGTATCCGATGTGAGTGGCATTGCCCAGTGGGATAAAAGTTCTGGGGCTGTAGCTACTAAGCCAGGGATTTCCGGGTCAGTTCTTAAAGATGTGAACCATGGTTTTGCATCTGGACGCCCAGATTCGGACCAATGTTCATCAGACAAGACAGCGGCACCTGTTCTGGAGATCTATGCTTCAGTCTCAGACCCTGTGCTAGTGCCATCTCTTGATACACACAAAGCTTGTGAGTTGGAGGCTGTTAAACAAGTAACAGGGATCCAGAGCTCCATTGTTGAGACTGCCACTAGTAGGGCTGCATCTAGGGATATATCTGGATATAAGTTATCATATATAAGTGGAAAAGGTTCTTCTGACAGTAGTGATGCCTTCATCCATGGAAAGATACAGATCAAACCACAAGGACCTGGAAAAAGTGAACTCTCAGAAAAATCTCATAGTAAATCTTCTTTTTCTGGGTCTATAGGCAGTAGACCATCCTCTAATTACAACAATCGTTCTCAACATCTTAGTGGTTCACAGAAAG cACCTGTTCCTAATAAAGAGTGGAAACCAAAAACCATACAAGCGAATGCTGCTCAAGCATCTGAAATGACTGACACTTCTGATGTATTGGTGGTGGCTGAAGCTGTTGCTCAATCGATACCAGCAGCATGTTCTGTGACCACAGAGGAACCTGCTGTGAAGTTGGAAAAGAAGGTAAATGAACTGAAGCTAACAGAGAAACAACATGTCATTATTCCAAACCATCTTCAAGTGCCAGAGTCTGAAAGACATGGCTTGAGTTTTGGCAGCTTTGATGCCAATTTTGAGTTGAATATGGTTGTTGCAAATGGCCCTGCTAGAGTTGAAATTGATACACCATTTTCTGAGTCACCTGAGATTGAAGAAACTATCGAGAAGCCATCTTTAAG CATTCATACTGCATCCTCAGCTGCTCAAGAAGCGGACTCTCCGGATCATCCTCAATCACCTGAACAGGTGCCAGATAGTTATTCAACTGAAGAAGCTGGTGTTTCTGCTAGTAAATCTGCTGCAGCGGAATATGACCAATCTAAACAAGCCAATGTGTCTCCAGAAGGCCCTCAGAATTTGGTCATTCAATCTGCACCATCATATCCATCACTAGGAATGACACCACAAGTTCTCGGAAGCCAATTTTCACCTTTTGAGAACTCGGAACCACAGGCTCGTGATAGCTCCCGTCTTCCAAACTTTCTG GTGCATCAACCCTATGACCCATCCACAAGCTACTACACACCATTCTATCGACCTACTGCTGATGCTGATGGTCGAATCTCTCCATTTCTTGCATCCAGTGCCTCCTCCAGGTACAATGCGAACATTGCAGTCCTACCGGCTCAGACAGGCCAGACTTCTCAAGAG AATACCAACTCCGCTGTGCTCTCTACAGTTGGCTCAACTCTTGCAACTCAAGCTGCAGGTGCTATGCAGGGTTCAGTTGCTATTCCTCAGCAACCAGTTCCTGTCTTCCGGCAACCTGCTGGTTTACATTTATCTCACTACCCTCCCAACTACATTCCATATAACCAATACTTTTCTCCATTTTATGTTCCTCCCCCTACCCTTCACCATTTCTTGAGCGGTGCCGCATTCCCTCAGCAACCTCCTACTGGCAGCATGTATCAGACTCCTGGAGCTGCAACTCCTGCCACTGCTGTCAAGTATTCTATTCCACAATACAAGGCTGGTGCTAACATTGGTAATTCTGCAATTGTTGGGTTGCCAACTGTTTATGGAACATATAGCTCGACTCCAGCTGGCTATACATCTGGTCCTGCTGCTAGCAGTGGAAACTCAACTGCCAATGAGGATCTTGGGTCTTCCCAATTTAAGGAGAACAGTGTTTATGTTCCAGGACAACag CAGAGTGAAGGTTCAGCTGTCTGGATTCCAGCACCTGGACGGGATATATCTGCACTTCAAGCTAGCTCTTTCTACAGCATTCCTCCTCAGGGACAACACATGACTTTTGCAGCAGCGCAAGCTGGCCATGGTGCTTTCAGTGGAATTTACCCCCCAACACCAACTGTCGCAGCTTCTGTTCATCCATTACTCCAACAGTCCCAGACTGTAGCTGGAGCTGTCGAAATGTTGGGGCCCCCTGCTGGTGTTTATCAACAGCCACAACGTGCACAGATAAATTGGACCAATAACTATTGA